TGGGGGTGGCGTGGGGGCGGGGAGCACCCTAAAAACCCGCCAAGACCCGccctcgcgcccccccccccacggatttcttttttcctcctttttttaagCGATTGCCACAAGCCCTCGTTTCGCAGCcgtggcgcgggggggggggggggggcgggcggggggggagggggtcggaGGACGCTGGCGCGCATGCGCGTGCGGCCTCTCCCACGCGGAAACAAGGCAATAAAGTTTTTCCCACACTTGCTGCGTGCGACTTGGCTGcctgcgcggggcggggggggggggagcggcggAGCGCGGGCGGGGTGCggacgcggcggggggggggggcgccgtgcCTCCTGCAGTCAGAATCGGCACAGCCCGCTCAGCAGGCTGTGAGATCCGTGTggactgcggttcgaagccagccccggccaGACAGCTCGAGAGACGCATGCGCAACTTGCACCGGAAGCCGTGAGCGGGATCTAAGGAACAGCCCCCGGGTTGGGAGCTCaagccccccccctcctccggtACTACCGCGCACGCGCACGTcatgggagagaaggggaggaagaccTGGCCTGAGCAAGGCCGCCGGCCTCGGCACCCAGAAACCCCGAGGAGGAGAAGCGATGCCCGCGCGGAGCCAAGTCCCCTCCCCCGAAGCAGGCCGCCGCCCATCCTCAGCCCAGCCCAACCGGAGGGGCTTATGTTCCAGAACAATCTGCACCTGCTTGTGGAGCCTTGGAGGTCCTGGTCTGCCGGGGGCAGGAAGCCTCATGCCTCGGCCCCGCCCGCCGGCCTCCCCGTCGGCCAATCAGAGCCCTCCTGGTGTGCGTCTTCACGCCtgcggccccgcccacctgccTCCGGCCGGCCAATCAGAGCCCCTCCTGGTGTGCGTCTTCATGCCTCGGCCCACCCACCCGCCTCCATCTGGCCAATCAGAGCCCTCCTGGTGTGTGTCCTCCTGCCGGCCAATCAGAACCCTCCTGGTGTGCGTCCTCAGGCCTGCGGCCCCGCCTCCCTGCCTCCGTCCGGCCAATCAGAGCCCACCTGGTGCCCCTCCTCGGCCCGGGCCTCGAGCGAGCCCGCGGGTGTGACCCTTTGGGGCTGGCCAAAGCCAAACATCCGAAGCTCACCGGAGCCGGGCGCGGGGGCCAGGGAACCCCGGGATGGGACTGTGGAGCTCTACGGCCGGCTTCCGGCAGCTCAGCCGCGGGGGCGCGGGTCCCCGGGCCTGCCTTTGCTTCCTTGCGCCCCTGGGCCTTGAGAAACCCCGTCGCGAGCCGGGCGCAGCCGCACATCACTGTAGCCCCCAACCCGAGGCACGGAGTTCACTGCCGGGGTTGGAGTGTGCAGCCAGCCCTGGACGAGGCCTGATGGTGAGCGCCCCAAATGGCTTTCACagaaaccggggggggggggggggaaggaaacggagatctgagggtcagggttcaaagccagccctgggcaggtgtATGTGTGGGGAATCTCAAGACTCCTCTCCAATGCACCGGCccttccgccccccgcccccccccaatggtggcttgaatgagaaagctaaaggaccacgctcaggccttgagttcaagccccaggactggaaacaaaacacaacacgGCTGGAGGGGCTTGGGGAGGGAGTGACCTGTGGTggaacccggggggggggggagggggaaggggcccGGCCTCAGTTTACAGCGGCTGCGTGGTTTGGGAAAGCAGCTACTTCATCTCAGTCAACACTTAAGAAAACCTTTTAGTGGGGCTGTGAACGTGGCCTGGTCGTTGAGTGCTCGCCTcgcacgcacgaagccctgggttcgattcctcagcaccacatacacagacgaagccagaaggggcgctgcggctcacgtggcagagtgctcgccctgagcaaaaagaagctcagggacagtgctcaggccctgagttcaagacccagaacgggccaaaaaaaaaacccaaaactattAATATCACTTTCATTGCTGCATAGTGTTCCGATGTACAgtggtatttctttttaaattatactcATCGTAGTTATTTTGTTATTGTACATTTTGGTTCCTTCCAGCTTTTCATTGTAATCTGGTGTTCAGGTTTGTATGGTATAGCTGCTCCTCATGTCTTAgattactggtgtgtgtgtgtgtgtgtgtgtgtggagataagagcctcggtgggttttcctgccccaggggctggctttgaaccgtgatcctcagctctcggcctcctgagcggctaggatgacaggagtgtgcGCTTCCAGGGCCCGGCTGGGTTGTTCCTTTGTCTTTTACCTTTTCCTCGTGCAGTCCCTCCTGGAGCCTGTGGCCGAGGCGCGTGGCTCGTGCGGTAAAGCGCCAGAGCCGTGGGATTGCTCCCCCTCGCTCCCCCAAAGCGCTTGTCCCTTGCTGGgtcgtcccccccccctccgtccgtccgtccgtccggtctcccctcccccgcctcgcCTGTGAAAGTTCTCCCAGGCCTTGGACATCCGTGCTCCCTTCGACTTTCCCACGGGGGGCTCAATTTGCATAACTCCACCCATTCGGAAGCAGAGGATTCTGGGGCATTGCGTGCATGTGGCCTGTCCAGCCGTGGTGACGCTTCGGGGCGCCGGGAGCGGGGGACCCCGTGGGTGCGCGGCAGGCGTCTTCCTGGCGGCTGAGTTTGCGGCAGTGCCCTGGGGTGGGCATGGCCGTGAAGTGGGGGGGGCACATGCCTGCCCCCCTCCCGCAAGGCTTCTTCCACGCTGTCCCTGTGTTTCTGCCGGCTACATTGCTGGgggacctgtcatcccagctggggGGAGTTGCGGGGGAGCCAGACTGCGTGCCTGTTTTCCATTCTGCACCATGAGAACGTGGTGCTGCTTGCGTGTGTGAACGGCAGGTTGCTGGTCCTGAACCCCgtggctgtgtgtgtctgtccatgTCGAGTGGTGGCTGGGCGAGGCGCATGCGCAGCCCCTGATCCCCGTGGCTGTGTGTGTCCGTGTCGGAGTGGTGGCTGGGCGAGGCGCATGCGCAGCCCCTGAACCCCgtggctgtgtgtgtctgtccgtggTGGAGTGGTGGCTGGGCGAGGCGCATGCGCAGCCCATGAACCCCGTGGCCCCCGTGGCTGTGTGTGTCCGTGGTGGAGTGGTGGCTGGGCGAGGCGCATGCGCAGCCCATGAACCCCGTGGCCcccgtggctgtgtgtgtgtccgtggtGGAGTGGTGGCTGGGCGAGGCGCATGCGCAGCCCCGCGCCGTGGCCTGTGTCCCTGCTTCTGCATGGCCTCCAGTGCCCCGGGTCGCGCGCGGCAGTTGTGGGACTCGGGCCGGCCCTCGCTGAGCCCCTGTTCCGTGTCCCCCACCCCTCGCAGGGCATCGAGCGGCTGAAACGCAAGAACCGACCGCGCGAGGCCAAGGGCAGCTGGAAGTCGGTGAAGGAGGCCTTCGGGGGCGCCCCGTCGCTCGGCTGGCTCAGCCCCTTCTCGGGCCCGTgccggcccccgccgccccccgcgccaGGACCTGATCCGCCAGCTGTCCTCGCTGTCCGACCTGGACCTGGAGCACGCgctgcccgccccgccgccgtcctccccgtcctcctcctccccgtcctcggCGGACGCCGCCCGGGACCAGGACTCGGCCGAGGTGATGGACGAGTAgcccgccccgcgcggcccgcCCCGGTGGGGGCGCCCCGGGGTGTCCCGCCCCAGAGTTTTGGTAAAAATCGACCTTGCCCTCGGCCTCGCCGCCCGGCTTCCCTCTGCGGGCCTCCACTTCCGGTCTCCGGGGACCCCGGCCGGAAGTGACGTCCTGCCTCCAGCGGGAGgaaggcggggcggggagggggggtccccgCGGCCCTCGCTCGCCCCCAGGGGCCTCGAAGCCCTCCTCCTGGAGGAAGAGCGCCTCCCAGAGGAGAAGGGGGCGCCGGCCACCGCGCTCGTGGAGTCGGGGCGGCAGGAAGACCCCCGCGGCCCTC
Above is a genomic segment from Perognathus longimembris pacificus isolate PPM17 chromosome 26, ASM2315922v1, whole genome shotgun sequence containing:
- the Zdhhc3 gene encoding palmitoyltransferase ZDHHC3, with protein sequence MPLKSSSRVTAEARQVVYKCPKCCSIKPDRAHHCSVCKRCIRKMDHHCPWVNNCVGENNQKYFVLFTMYIALISLHALIMVGFHFLHCFEEDWTKCSSFSPPTTVILLILLCFEALLFLIFTSVMFGTQVHSICTDETGIERLKRKNRPREAKGSWKSVKEAFGGAPSLGWLSPFSGPCRPPPPPAPGPDPPAVLAVRPGPGARAARPAAVLPVLLLPVLGGRRPGPGLGRGDGRVARPARPAPVGAPRGVPPQSFGKNRPCPRPRRPASLCGPPLPVSGDPGRK